The window TCCCGGAAGGTGGACACGGCGACGAACCACGACGACACCGCCTTGTAGACCAGCGGCGTGTCACAGCGCCAGCAGTGCGGGTACGAGTGGGTGTAGGTGTCGTGGCGCAGCAGCAGACCCCGGTCACGCAGCTCACGGATGATCGGCTTGTTGGTGTCGAAGACCTGCTCCCCCGCGTACGGCGGGACCAGGGCGGTGAACCTGGTGTGGTCGTCGACGGTGACGATCGTCGGGATGCCGGCGGCGTTGCAGGTGTTCTGGTCGTCCTCACCGAACGCCGGGGCCATGTGCACCACCCCGGTGCCGTCCTCGGTGGTGACGAAGTCGGCGCCGAGGACCTGGTAGGCGTTCGGGCCGGCCCGGTCGACCAGGTAGTCGAACAGCGGGGTGTAGCGGCGTCCGACCAGGTCGGCGCCGCGCACCGTGCCGACCCGTTCGAACCCGTCCAGTTCCTTGGCGTACGCCTCGAGGCGGGCCGCCCCGAGCAGGTACCGCTGCCCGTCGCGCCGCAGCACCGCGTACTCGATGTCCGGGCCGACGGCGAGGGCCAGGTTCGACGGCAGCGTCCACGGTGTGGTGGTCCACACCCCGATCCGTTCCGTCTCACCGCCGGGCTGCGCCGGCGCCAGCTCGAACCAGACGGTGACGGTCGGGTCCTGCCGGTCCCGGTAGACGTCGTCCATCCGGGTCTCGGTGTTGCTCAGCGGCGTCTCGCAGCGCCAGCAGTAGGCCAGCACCCGGAAGCCCTCGTAGACCAGCCCCTTGTCGTACAGGGCCTTGAAGGCCCACATGACGCTCTCCATGTAGTCCAGGTCGAGCGTCTTGTAGTCGTTGACGAAGTCGACCCAGCGGGCCTGCCGGGTGACGTAGCGCTCCCAGTCCTGCGTGTAGGTCAGCACCGAGCTGCGGCAGACGTCGTTGAAGCGCTCCATGCCCAACTCGACGATCTCCGCCTTGGTGGAGATGCCGAGCTGGCGTTCGGCTTCGACCTCGGCGGGCAGCCCGTGGCAGTCCCAGCCGAAGCGGCGCTCGACCCGCCGGCCGCGCATCGTCTGGTAGCGCGGCACCACGTCCTTGACGTAGCCGGTGAAGAGGTGGCCGTAGTGCGGCAGGCCGTTGGCGAACGGCGGGCCGTCGTAGAAGACGTACTCGTTGGCGCCGTCCGGGCCCGGGTCGCGCTGGTCGACGCTGGCTTCGAAGGTCTTGTCCGCCGTCCAGTAGTCCAGGACGCGGCGCTCCACCTCGGGCAGGTCCGGACTGGCCGGCACGCCGGTGGCGGCGGGGTCGGTCATCGGGTACGCCATGGTGGTGGCCTCTCCTCGCGCAGCTCACTGTCTCGTGGTCTGCGAGGACGAACCCGCCGGGCGGTCGCCGGCTGCTGCCGGACGCCGCCACGGTGGGCCGCGGTACCACCTCGCTTGGCGGTCGCCGAGGTGCGCGACCGCCCGCTCATCGGCCGGCTGTGACGGGCCGGACCCGTCCGGTTCTACTGGGGCCGCCGCTGCCGGGCAGTGGTGGCCGGTTCTTCCGGAGGCTCACCGGTGATGGCCGGGTCGTCGCCTTTGGGTTGTCTTCGGTTCCGAGCGTATCCCACCCGTCGAGCCGGTTTCCGTCCGCCCGCCACTTCCGGTTTCAGCGGGTGCGCGGGGCCGGCAGGGTGGTCGACCAGAGCGAACGGCCGTCCCGGTCGCGCAGGTGCACGGTGAACGCCCGGGACCCGCCGTCGACGAACACCTCGCCGTAGTGCTGGAAACCTTCGGCCGGTGAGGTGTTGGCCCGCGGCGGGGCGTTGACGAACACCGCCTCCGGGCCGAACGTACCGTCGAGGGTGTTCGGGCCGAACGCCCCGGCGTGCGCCGGGCCGGAGACGAACTCCCAGAACGGGGTGAAGTCGGCCACCGCGGCCCGCGCCGGATCGTAGTGATGGGCGGCGGTGTAGTGCACGTCGGCGGTGAGGAAGACGATGCCGGTGACGCCGGCCCGGTGCGCCGCGCCGAGGATCTCGGCGAACTCCAGCTCCCGCCCGGCCGGCGCGCCGCCGTCGCCCTGGGCGACGCCTTCCTGGGCGCCGCCACCGTCCGGCACGATCAGCCCGAGCGGCAGGTCGTTGGCGATCACCTTCCAGGTGGCCGTCGACCGGGTGAGCTCGCGGATCAGCCACTGCCGTTGCTGGGTGCCGAGCAGGCCACGATGCGGGTCCGCGTAGGTGTTGCCGTCGTTGGCGTCCTTGTAGGTGCGCATGTCGAGGACGAACACGTCCAGCAGCGGCCCGTAGCGGACCACCCGGTACAGCGGTCCGTCGTCCGGGGTCGGCAGCCACTCGTGGAACGCCTGCCGGGACCGGGCGGCCAGCACGTCGACCCGGGTCTCGGTGTAACGCGGGTCGGTGAGGATCTCGCCCGGATACCAGTTGTTGGTCACCTCGTGGTCGTCCCACTGGTTGAGCTGCGGCACCTCGGCGGCGAACGCCCGCAGATGCGCGTCGAGCAGGTTGTAGGCGAACTGGCCGCGGAACTCGGTCAGCGTCTCGGCGACCTTGGTCTTCTCCGGGGTCACCAGGTTGCGCCACACCCGCCCGTCCGGCAGGGTCACCGTCTCGGTGAGCGGGTTGTCGGCGTACACGGTGTCGCCGCTGCACAGGAAGAAGTCCGGCCGGCCACGCCGCATCGCGTCGAAGATCCGCATGCCGCCGAAGTCCTCGCTGATCCCCCAGCCCTGGCCGGCGATGTCCCCGGTCCAGACGAACCGCACGTCGTCGACCCGCCCGCCGGTACCGCCGCCCGGCCGGCCCTGGTGGGGTCCGTGGTGGCCGCCGGCGCGGGGCGCGGTGCGCAGCGAACCGGTCAGCGGTTCGCTGATCAGGCCGGGACGGTGCAGGCTCTCCACCCGTACCCGGTAGTGCAGCCGCTCGCCGGCGGGCAGGCCACGCAGCCGTACCTTTCCGGTGTAGTCGCTGCGGCCGTCGAGCACCGGGCCGCGTACCCGCCGGGCATCACGCAGGTCTGGCCGGCGGCCGACCTCGACGATCAGCCGGCCGACCCGGTCCGCACGGGTCCAGACGACGGCCTCGCCGGGGCCGGCCACGCCGCTCTGCACGCCGTGGGTGAGCACCGGCCGGCCGGTGGGGTGCCAGGCCGGCGCCGCAGGCCGGCCCGACGCAGCGGGCTCGCTGGCGGCCGCGCCGGCTCCGCCGAGCAGCGCGCCGCCGGCGATCCCGGCGCCGCCGGCCAGTCCGGCCCGCAGCAGGGTACGGCGGTCGAATGGGTTCATCGAAATCCTCCTGGGAAGTACGGCGTTCCCAAGAGGTCTATCGATGGAATGTGGCGAGATCCCCCGGATCAGGTGACCAGCACCCGAACCGGCCGATAACCCGCGGCTGACCGGCCGGGGTCAGCCCAGGTCCGGGAACCAGAGCTTGATCTCGCGGGCCGCGCTCTCCGGGGAGTCCGAGGCGTGCACCAGGTTCTCCCGGTTGGACAGCGCCAGGTCGCCGCGGATGGTGCCGGCCGCCGCCTTGCGCCCGTCGGTGGTGCCGATCAGCCCACGGACCACCTCGATGGCCTGGTCACCGGCGAGCACCAGGGCGACCAGCGGCCCGCCGGTCATGAAATCCTTCAGCGGCGGGTAGAACGGCTTGTCCACATGGTCGGCGTAGTGCGCGCCGGCCAACTCCTCGTCCATCCGGCGCGACTGCAGGGTGACCAGGTGCAGTCCCTTACGCTCGAACCGGCCGAGGATCTCGCCGACCAAGCCGCGCCGGACCGCGTCCGGCTTGATCAACACGAGGGTACGTTCGACATCGGTGGGGCTGGACACGCTGGCTCCTTATCGACGGACCGGCACCGCTCCCCTGCGGAGCGATCCGGTACGGACTGGCGCTGCCAGCCTAGTGGGTCCACGCCGCCCCGCGCGTCATGATGGAGGGCCAGGGGACGGACGAGGACCGGCGGCTACCGACGCCACCGGTCGTGGCTCTTCCATCCTCGCCGGGCCCGGCCTAGCCTGGCCTTGACGCAGGGAGGTCTACTGTGGCGAACGGCCATCGATCGGTTTCCACCGCCCGCAAGCTCATCGCGACGGTGCTGGGCACTTTCGCCACGTTCATCATCCTCTTCGGCGCCGGCATGACCAGCTGGGCGATCGCCGCGCTGGGCGTGGCGCTGCTGGTGCTCGCGGTCAGCCTGGTGCTGATCACCGCGTTCCCCGGCACCGAGCGCGCCTGGGTGGCCGGCATCGCCCACGTCCGCAGCGTCTCCGAGCCACCGGCCTCCT is drawn from Micromonospora sp. Llam0 and contains these coding sequences:
- a CDS encoding alkaline phosphatase, translating into MNPFDRRTLLRAGLAGGAGIAGGALLGGAGAAASEPAASGRPAAPAWHPTGRPVLTHGVQSGVAGPGEAVVWTRADRVGRLIVEVGRRPDLRDARRVRGPVLDGRSDYTGKVRLRGLPAGERLHYRVRVESLHRPGLISEPLTGSLRTAPRAGGHHGPHQGRPGGGTGGRVDDVRFVWTGDIAGQGWGISEDFGGMRIFDAMRRGRPDFFLCSGDTVYADNPLTETVTLPDGRVWRNLVTPEKTKVAETLTEFRGQFAYNLLDAHLRAFAAEVPQLNQWDDHEVTNNWYPGEILTDPRYTETRVDVLAARSRQAFHEWLPTPDDGPLYRVVRYGPLLDVFVLDMRTYKDANDGNTYADPHRGLLGTQQRQWLIRELTRSTATWKVIANDLPLGLIVPDGGGAQEGVAQGDGGAPAGRELEFAEILGAAHRAGVTGIVFLTADVHYTAAHHYDPARAAVADFTPFWEFVSGPAHAGAFGPNTLDGTFGPEAVFVNAPPRANTSPAEGFQHYGEVFVDGGSRAFTVHLRDRDGRSLWSTTLPAPRTR
- the ndk gene encoding nucleoside-diphosphate kinase gives rise to the protein MSSPTDVERTLVLIKPDAVRRGLVGEILGRFERKGLHLVTLQSRRMDEELAGAHYADHVDKPFYPPLKDFMTGGPLVALVLAGDQAIEVVRGLIGTTDGRKAAAGTIRGDLALSNRENLVHASDSPESAAREIKLWFPDLG